The genomic region GCAGCGCCGCGCAGCCGATCACTTCGGCAGCCGCCTCGGCGACAATGCCGGCGGCTTTGGCATCGTTCACCAGCACGGGATAGCCAAACTGGTAGTCCAGCTCATAGCCGGCGCCGTAGGCGGCCGTCACGCCTTGCACCATGCGCTCCACCAGCTTAGGAATGGCCTGGCGCACATTCTCGCTGAGCGTGCGCACCGTGCCTTCCATGACCACTTCGCGCGGGATGACATTGTACCGTTCGCCACCGCGAATGGCGCCCACCGAAATAGTGGCCGTCTCACGCGGACTGATAAAGCGGTGCATAATCTTGCTCAGCCCCTGGTATACTTCGACAGCGACGGCAATGGCGTCAACACCCTTATGTGGCTCGGCGGCATGCGCGCCCCGGCCCAGCACTTTAATGGTAAACCGGTCGGACGCGGCCATCATCGGTCCGGTCCGCAAGGCGATCTGCCCCAGAGGTACGTCAGGCCAGACATGGAGGCCAAAAATGGCGTCCACTTTGGGGCTTTCCAGCACGCCGTCGTCAATTAAGAGCTGCGCGCCGCCAACCGGCGCCGCCTCTTCCGCCGGCTGAAAGAGCAGCTTAATAGCGCCCGCTAACTCCTCCCGCGACGCGGCCAACATTTTGGCTACCCCCATCAGTATGGCCGTATGGGCGTCATGGCCGCAAGCATGCATTACGCCAGGAACGGCGGACTTATAGGGCACGTCGTTTTCCTCAATAACCGGCAAGGCGTCCATGTCGGCCCTGAGCGCAATAACCGGGCCCGGCGCCGCGCCGCGGATAATGCCGACGACGCCGTGATGGCCGTTAAACGTCTGCACTTCCACGCCCAAGCCGCGCAAGTATTCGGCCACCACTTGACTCGTACGGCTTTCCTGAGTGCTTATTTCCGGGTAGCGGTGCAAATCGCGTCTTTTTTCTACCATAAACTGTTGCAGTTCGTACCAGTCTTCTTCGGCAAATACCAACCCTTCCCACTCTCCTTTCCTCGGTCTTGTGTATCAATTATATGCGATAATCATCCACGCTCACAAGACATTTTTTGAATTGTTTATAAAATTGTATAAAAAGCCTTCACACCAGCCGGTGCGAAGGCTTCATTGCCTGTTTGTCCATTATTTTATCATCATGCTTACAATTCTTCAATTAAAAATTACTTATTTTGGCATAATTATTTCTTGTTAATGCATATTCAGTATACTCACGTTTCTATGGAAAGGACTTTTCTACTTTAAGAAAACCACGCCCGGATGACCGGCACGGCATAGGGCTCATAAATGAAGCGGACAAATAGCTGTAGCAATAGTCCCACCACCGCGCCAACGATACTGCCGTTAATCCGGATCCAGGCCAGGTCTTCGCCGACCTTTTCCTCTACGAACCGGTTAAGGCCCTCGGCGTCAAAGCGGGAGAGGGCCTTTTCCACCACGGCGCCGATAAAGGAATGTTCCGACCGTACAATGTGGCCAAGCGCCTCCTGCAGATAGCCTTCCACCCAGGCCTGGAGGTGGGGGTCTTGTTTGAAGCGGCGTAAGTATCCGTCCGCCTGACTGAGAGTGGCCGCCAATAGCGGTGAATGATAGACGCCGCTGTCCAGGCCGGCCCGCACTGCCTGCAAGGCGGTCGTAGCAATCTTAAGCAGCGGTTCGCGAAGATTCAACCGCGCCAGCGCTTCTTCTTTCCAGGCCTCAACCTTGGCTGCGAGGACGGGGTCGGTACCTAAGGCTTCCACCCAGGCTTCGGCCCGCTCCCTTAGCCACTGCCGCAGCGGGTGGGCGCCCTGACGAACCTTAGTCAGCGTTTCCACCAAATCTTGCTGCAGCACCGCCGCCAGTTCAGCCAGATTAACGGTGTCAGTCTGCTCGGCAAGCCACAGGATAGTACGCTGCCACGGGGATGACGCCGCCTGCCGGGTGTACTTTTCGAGAAAGGCCAAAATCGCCCGCCTGATAGCAGGCTTTTGCACGCCCCGGATAATTTCGCCAAGAATAATGTCGGCTACTGCCCGGGCATGGCCGGACGCCAGGGCCCATCGGGCTATTTTCTGAAGCTCGGGCGCCAGCGGCCTGGTCGCAAGATAGTTTCGTATTAATCTTTCGAGGTAGCAGGCCATGGTTGCAGGACTGACGTTATCCAGGCCGGCCCGTAGGCACCGGGCCACGAGACCGCGCAAAAAGGTGCGCCCCTGATCGGTGTCCACCCAGGCGATAAGGAGCGGCGCCAGCCGTACACCCTTTAGCCGCCGGGTGATGGCGTCCAGGCTGACCAGCTCCTGTTCAACTGCTAACGCCAAGCCGCGGATGATACGGTCGCGGCTGCGGGGGATCAGCGCCGTGTGCCAGGGAATACCCAGCGGGCGGCGGAAAAGAGCCGTGACGGCAAACCAGTCCGCCAGCCCGCCGACAAAGGCGGCCTGGGCGGCCGCCTGCGCCAGCTCGAGCCAAAGTATCCCCGGATAATAACAGTTCAGCCCCATCGTCACCACCATGAGGACAAACACGGCCAGCAAAACGCGGTCGGCCCGCTTCCGATAGTTCATACCGTCACCCAACCCAAAACGTCAAAAGATAGATCAGCATGCCGATGACGCTACCAACCAGCGACCCGTTGATGCGGATGACCTGCAGATCGTCGCCCACCCGGTCCTCGATAAAGGCCACCAACTCTCCGGTGCTGAACCGGTTAAGCTCGCCTGCTACCAGATCGCCGATTTCCCGGTGATTGACCTCCAGCCACTCAACGATCGCCTGCTTCAATCGGCGGTCGACTGCCGCCGCTAGCTGCGGATTGGCCAGAAACCCGTCAAGCCAGGTCACTACCCATCCGGCCAGCGCCTCTTGCCACTCGTCAGTTTT from Thermosinus carboxydivorans Nor1 harbors:
- a CDS encoding M20 metallopeptidase family protein encodes the protein MVFAEEDWYELQQFMVEKRRDLHRYPEISTQESRTSQVVAEYLRGLGVEVQTFNGHHGVVGIIRGAAPGPVIALRADMDALPVIEENDVPYKSAVPGVMHACGHDAHTAILMGVAKMLAASREELAGAIKLLFQPAEEAAPVGGAQLLIDDGVLESPKVDAIFGLHVWPDVPLGQIALRTGPMMAASDRFTIKVLGRGAHAAEPHKGVDAIAVAVEVYQGLSKIMHRFISPRETATISVGAIRGGERYNVIPREVVMEGTVRTLSENVRQAIPKLVERMVQGVTAAYGAGYELDYQFGYPVLVNDAKAAGIVAEAAAEVIGCAALQPVEPILGAEDFARYLAKVPGAFFLLGCQQPGNAYPLHSSRFDVDERALLLGARVMYSVVRKALAAYAPDAALRAS
- a CDS encoding DUF445 domain-containing protein; this translates as MNYRKRADRVLLAVFVLMVVTMGLNCYYPGILWLELAQAAAQAAFVGGLADWFAVTALFRRPLGIPWHTALIPRSRDRIIRGLALAVEQELVSLDAITRRLKGVRLAPLLIAWVDTDQGRTFLRGLVARCLRAGLDNVSPATMACYLERLIRNYLATRPLAPELQKIARWALASGHARAVADIILGEIIRGVQKPAIRRAILAFLEKYTRQAASSPWQRTILWLAEQTDTVNLAELAAVLQQDLVETLTKVRQGAHPLRQWLRERAEAWVEALGTDPVLAAKVEAWKEEALARLNLREPLLKIATTALQAVRAGLDSGVYHSPLLAATLSQADGYLRRFKQDPHLQAWVEGYLQEALGHIVRSEHSFIGAVVEKALSRFDAEGLNRFVEEKVGEDLAWIRINGSIVGAVVGLLLQLFVRFIYEPYAVPVIRAWFS